TCGGCGGGCCTGCAAAGAACGGGCCGACGATGCCGCGCCATTCGGTGAACAGCGGCGATTCGCGAAAACCCACGGTGTGGTCTTCGAGTGTTTCCCACTCGATCATCAACAGATAGCGCTCCGTCGACTCGATGCCGCGCATCACCCGCGCGCTGCGAAAGCCACGGGCCTTGGCGATCACGGTGTTCAGGCCGCGGTGGATGGCTTCCTCGAATTCGGCATTGCGGCCGGGCGTGATGCGAATGTCTGCGTGTTCCAGGATCATGGCGATGCGGCTTGTCTTGGTTGAAGTTCGGCGGATGTTGGAAAAATGGCTGGCGCTATGCTCGGCCGTCCACGACTCTACCGCCACTTCGCACCGCGCCGCTGCCGCCATGTCCCAGGAATCAGAACGAAGCGCCGCCGCCGACTGGCTGCGGCCCG
The nucleotide sequence above comes from Xylophilus sp. GOD-11R. Encoded proteins:
- a CDS encoding antibiotic biosynthesis monooxygenase, translated to MILEHADIRITPGRNAEFEEAIHRGLNTVIAKARGFRSARVMRGIESTERYLLMIEWETLEDHTVGFRESPLFTEWRGIVGPFFAGPPTVEHFDATAAKA